Proteins from one Mycolicibacter virginiensis genomic window:
- a CDS encoding NAD(P)/FAD-dependent oxidoreductase has product MVQRFDLAVVGGGPAGSAAAWQARQAGASVVVLDKAEFPRDKPCGDGLTARAVSYLQKMGLAEQVDKFHRVNRVKVFSPSEWELSFPRRPGMPDHGYVARRPDLDTLLLKHAESAGAEVRQSAEAAGPVLDDTGRVTGVLLKSGEKVLADAVIAADGAYSPIKRALKLDSDYNGYSAIAIRAEMPAVRPDVDSLDIYMKLIFQGDQLPGYGWVFPLGDGRVNIGLGYVNSYKNWQAINATHFLGDFLQTLPREWELPSITELKQSKTVRAWRLPMGFTAWPPWRPGVLFTGDSLGAGRPTSGAGISKALESGLAAGECAVAALTNGGPDDFTNYAQRMEAAWGREYKRGRFFHKLAGRPALANAGLKLLDNARFRDLMLARLYKGQEGPAHTH; this is encoded by the coding sequence GTGGTGCAGCGATTCGACCTTGCAGTTGTCGGCGGAGGTCCAGCAGGGTCGGCGGCCGCCTGGCAAGCCAGGCAGGCCGGCGCGAGCGTCGTCGTCTTGGACAAGGCGGAGTTCCCGCGGGACAAGCCGTGCGGTGACGGCCTGACCGCGCGCGCGGTCAGCTACCTGCAGAAAATGGGCCTGGCCGAGCAGGTGGACAAGTTCCACCGGGTCAACCGGGTGAAGGTGTTCAGCCCCAGCGAGTGGGAGCTGTCGTTCCCACGCCGACCCGGCATGCCCGACCACGGTTACGTCGCACGCCGCCCCGACCTGGACACGCTGCTGCTCAAGCACGCCGAATCGGCCGGTGCCGAAGTCCGGCAGTCCGCCGAGGCCGCCGGCCCCGTCCTCGACGACACCGGCCGCGTGACCGGGGTGCTGCTCAAGAGCGGCGAGAAGGTGCTGGCCGATGCGGTGATCGCCGCCGACGGCGCCTACTCGCCGATCAAACGGGCCCTGAAGCTCGACTCGGACTACAACGGCTACTCCGCCATCGCGATCCGCGCCGAGATGCCCGCCGTCCGGCCCGACGTCGACTCCCTCGACATCTATATGAAGCTGATCTTTCAGGGCGACCAGCTGCCCGGCTACGGGTGGGTGTTCCCGCTGGGTGATGGCCGGGTCAACATCGGCTTGGGCTACGTCAACAGCTACAAGAACTGGCAGGCGATCAACGCCACGCACTTCCTCGGCGACTTTCTCCAGACGCTGCCCCGGGAGTGGGAACTGCCCTCGATCACCGAACTCAAGCAGTCCAAGACCGTGCGCGCCTGGCGCCTGCCGATGGGCTTCACCGCGTGGCCGCCGTGGCGACCCGGGGTGCTGTTCACCGGGGACTCCTTGGGCGCGGGCAGGCCGACCTCGGGCGCCGGCATCTCCAAGGCACTGGAGTCGGGACTGGCCGCCGGCGAGTGCGCCGTGGCGGCGCTGACCAACGGCGGGCCCGACGATTTCACCAACTACGCGCAGCGGATGGAAGCGGCCTGGGGCCGGGAGTACAAGCGGGGCCGGTTCTTTCACAAGCTGGCCGGTAGGCCGGCGCTGGCCAACGCCGGACTCAAGCTGCTCGACAACGCGCGATTCCGCGATCTGATGCTCGCCCGGCTCTACAAGGGCCAGGAAGGGCCGGCGCACACGCACTGA
- a CDS encoding PucR family transcriptional regulator: MDWARPSEPVRELIRHGAQLMLSAPPESLDELHEATLSAVYTQAIASDPVLAEGIRRSNRANLLHWAAANVSHPGEPVPANVATESLLIVRDGFRRGLDESAVLDAYRVGTNVAWRSWMQTAFTLTNDPDELRELLDVTARSLTSFIDATIAGIGEQMQREREALTRGTHAERRETVALILDGAAITKQRAESRLGYRLDQSHTAAVIWGDESTTNLSDLDAAAEALIRTDDGQRALSVLASAATRWVWVPGPAGPGLAAVSTAVSNLPGVQIAIGTTAHGLDGFRRSHLDAITAQRMMVRLKSTQRVARFADIELVALISAEPEWADRYITRTLGDFASADAELQQTVLTFVHQQCNASRAAAHLFIHRNTLLRRIARAEELLPKPLEDSSLYVAVALEALHWRGGGG, encoded by the coding sequence CACCCTGTCGGCCGTATACACGCAGGCCATAGCTTCTGATCCGGTTCTCGCCGAAGGCATCCGCCGCAGCAACCGCGCCAACCTGCTGCACTGGGCGGCCGCCAATGTCAGCCACCCCGGCGAACCGGTACCGGCCAACGTCGCGACGGAGTCACTGCTCATCGTCCGCGACGGATTTCGCCGGGGCCTGGATGAATCGGCCGTCCTCGATGCCTACCGAGTGGGGACGAATGTGGCGTGGCGGTCGTGGATGCAGACCGCGTTCACGCTCACGAACGACCCCGACGAACTGCGCGAACTACTCGACGTCACGGCCCGGTCGTTGACCTCGTTCATCGATGCCACCATCGCCGGAATCGGCGAGCAGATGCAGCGGGAACGTGAAGCCCTCACCAGGGGCACCCACGCCGAGCGCCGGGAGACCGTCGCACTGATCCTCGACGGGGCGGCGATCACCAAGCAGCGCGCCGAGAGCCGGCTCGGCTACCGCCTCGACCAAAGCCATACCGCGGCAGTGATCTGGGGAGACGAGTCGACCACCAACCTGTCCGATCTCGATGCCGCCGCGGAGGCCTTGATACGTACCGACGACGGCCAGCGCGCCCTGTCAGTGCTCGCCAGCGCAGCGACCCGCTGGGTGTGGGTGCCCGGCCCGGCAGGCCCGGGCCTGGCCGCCGTCTCTACCGCGGTGAGCAACCTGCCGGGGGTGCAGATCGCTATCGGGACGACTGCCCACGGTCTCGACGGCTTTCGACGCAGCCACCTGGACGCCATCACGGCACAGCGCATGATGGTGCGACTGAAGTCCACCCAGCGGGTGGCCAGGTTCGCCGATATCGAGCTCGTCGCCTTGATCAGTGCCGAGCCGGAATGGGCGGACCGGTACATCACCCGAACGCTCGGCGACTTCGCGTCGGCCGACGCCGAACTGCAGCAGACCGTCCTGACCTTCGTCCATCAGCAGTGCAACGCCTCGCGCGCGGCCGCCCACCTGTTTATTCATCGAAATACGTTGCTGCGTCGGATTGCTCGGGCCGAGGAGCTGTTACCGAAGCCGTTGGAAGACAGCAGCCTGTATGTCGCGGTCGCGTTGGAGGCGCTGCACTGGCGCGGCGGCGGGGGTTAG
- a CDS encoding PE-PPE domain-containing protein, with protein MKRNNAWRMSAGLLSTATAAALVVPMTQAASASDMTAAWAVSPTALPTFPFGGPPGDPYACLDVEVFGCSIVFGGSGIPIPHQDYIDAVNERFIQPLNPGFTPQALFTPEGLQPFTGVKTLPLDVSMAQGLTMLQLAVDKQFDLGHAVNLYGYSQSASIDTLLMRQYLALPPDQRPDADQLSFTFLGNPNTPNGGLMQIFNLPEFGGSVPIASLGLTLNGATPDGPWETNNYTLEYDGFADFPRYPLNLLANLNAVAGILYTHNQYPMLPMTPDGQLANAILLPGSVDYVGELPDGVTASTATNYWMIPTEDLPLLEPFRGSPFGNAIADLVQPSLRVLVNLGYGQIEHGWDAGPANVPTTLGLFPDVNPMDVLTALVNGAQQGWQDFVQDLGSLSSAVADGPDTAVDLAAFTMPSLVDIANAFSGSISAINGALMVTGDILNALTTTLPAAMAQVFFSELSQGNLIDAIGLPLAAATGLGSLAAGFELIGIMHATSQIQAEFAGLFG; from the coding sequence ATGAAGCGCAATAACGCCTGGCGGATGAGTGCGGGACTCCTCTCGACGGCCACCGCAGCAGCACTGGTCGTGCCCATGACGCAGGCGGCATCGGCGTCCGATATGACCGCGGCGTGGGCGGTCTCGCCGACGGCGTTGCCCACCTTTCCGTTCGGGGGTCCGCCCGGTGACCCGTACGCATGCCTGGACGTGGAAGTGTTCGGGTGCTCGATCGTGTTCGGCGGCAGTGGAATTCCGATACCGCACCAGGACTACATCGACGCGGTCAATGAGCGCTTCATCCAGCCGTTGAATCCCGGGTTCACCCCGCAGGCGCTGTTCACCCCGGAAGGGCTGCAGCCGTTCACCGGTGTCAAAACGTTGCCGCTGGACGTTTCGATGGCGCAGGGATTGACGATGCTGCAGCTCGCCGTCGACAAGCAGTTCGACTTGGGACATGCCGTCAACCTCTACGGTTACTCGCAAAGCGCCTCGATCGACACGCTGCTGATGAGGCAGTACCTCGCGTTGCCCCCGGATCAACGGCCCGATGCGGACCAGCTGTCGTTCACGTTCCTGGGCAACCCCAATACCCCCAACGGTGGGCTGATGCAGATCTTCAATCTGCCGGAGTTCGGGGGATCGGTGCCCATCGCCTCACTGGGCCTAACACTCAATGGCGCAACCCCGGACGGTCCCTGGGAGACCAACAATTACACGCTGGAGTACGACGGGTTTGCCGACTTTCCGCGCTACCCGCTGAATCTGCTCGCCAATCTCAATGCGGTGGCGGGGATCCTGTACACGCACAACCAGTACCCGATGCTGCCGATGACGCCCGATGGCCAGCTCGCCAACGCGATACTGCTGCCGGGTTCGGTGGACTACGTCGGTGAGCTGCCCGACGGCGTGACGGCCAGTACTGCGACCAACTACTGGATGATCCCGACCGAAGACCTTCCGTTGCTGGAGCCGTTCCGTGGCAGTCCATTCGGGAACGCGATCGCTGACCTGGTGCAGCCGTCGCTGCGGGTGCTGGTCAACCTGGGCTACGGGCAGATCGAACACGGCTGGGACGCGGGGCCGGCGAACGTGCCCACCACGTTGGGATTGTTCCCCGACGTCAACCCCATGGATGTCTTGACGGCCTTGGTCAACGGCGCGCAACAGGGCTGGCAGGATTTCGTCCAAGACTTGGGTTCGCTGTCGTCAGCCGTTGCGGACGGGCCCGACACTGCTGTGGATCTGGCTGCGTTCACGATGCCCAGCCTGGTCGACATCGCCAACGCATTCAGCGGCTCGATCTCCGCGATCAACGGGGCGTTGATGGTGACCGGGGACATCCTCAATGCGCTGACGACCACGCTGCCGGCGGCCATGGCCCAGGTCTTCTTCTCCGAACTCTCCCAAGGGAACCTGATCGACGCGATCGGTCTTCCCCTGGCCGCGGCCACCGGGCTGGGGTCGCTGGCGGCGGGCTTCGAGTTGATCGGCATCATGCACGCGACCTCCCAGATTCAGGCGGAATTCGCGGGCCTGTTCGGCTGA
- a CDS encoding TetR/AcrR family transcriptional regulator has protein sequence MLDVRGTTRPKPTENGGQKVDARSERWREHRKKVRREIVDAAFRSIDRLGPEVSVREIAEEAGTAKPKIYRHFADKDDLFEAVGARLRDDLWTAIFASIDVATNSLRDIVQRSVEEYVALVDEHPNVLRFFIQGRARAQAESRMRALNEGRTITLAMAEMINNELQDLDLNRGALDLAAFAAFGSATSATDWWLGPELDSPRRMPRDTFVDYLTTIMISVVSGTAQNLGIVMDPDQPIQSAVRNQPVA, from the coding sequence GTGCTTGACGTGCGCGGAACGACGAGACCCAAGCCGACCGAAAACGGTGGGCAGAAGGTCGACGCGCGCAGCGAGCGTTGGCGCGAGCACCGCAAGAAGGTCCGCCGCGAGATCGTGGACGCCGCGTTCCGGTCCATCGACCGGCTCGGCCCTGAAGTGAGCGTGCGCGAGATCGCTGAGGAAGCCGGCACCGCCAAGCCCAAGATCTACCGGCATTTTGCCGACAAGGACGACCTGTTCGAGGCGGTCGGGGCCCGGCTACGCGACGACCTGTGGACGGCGATCTTCGCGTCCATCGATGTCGCCACCAACTCGCTGCGCGACATCGTCCAGCGCAGTGTGGAGGAGTACGTCGCCCTGGTCGACGAGCACCCCAATGTGCTGCGGTTCTTCATCCAGGGGCGGGCGCGCGCGCAGGCCGAGTCGAGGATGCGGGCGCTCAACGAAGGCCGCACCATCACCCTGGCGATGGCCGAGATGATCAACAACGAACTGCAGGACCTGGATCTCAACCGCGGGGCACTGGATCTGGCCGCCTTCGCGGCTTTCGGGAGCGCGACCTCGGCCACCGACTGGTGGCTGGGGCCGGAACTGGACAGCCCGCGACGGATGCCTCGCGACACCTTCGTGGACTACCTGACGACCATCATGATCAGCGTCGTCAGCGGCACCGCTCAGAACCTGGGCATCGTGATGGACCCCGATCAGCCGATTCAGTCGGCAGTCCGGAACCAACCGGTCGCCTGA
- a CDS encoding cellulase family glycosylhydrolase, which produces MRRIHKALAAAILTVSTLTGAASVPTAHPVAAAPIAAPQVIHLETITLVNAETNDVTAHVFGVADSDLYNLNQTDLVAQLSEIRDLGVTDLRLAVPWLYIQPTATSYDWSQMDNVISTAHSMGFTITGAISGNPAWDGPLISGAPDPTAYANFAAEVAQRYGSEISSYEIWNEPNGVIFYSPVSAETYTTVLQAAYTAIKAVAPDAIVLAGALGATTTIAGLSVSPQEFLEQMYASGAHGYFDAVSYHPYHYTLPFSAGLGVTNSPLEQVQALNAIMAANGDGDLRIWATEYGNATTPVFGVSETVQANFLQDFLIAWSKLPFAGPAFVYSAQDLVTGALNHEANFGLFTDDGTPKLAAEVLANLIAANAHGTLPDYTAPLLPDAEVVYLQLATMVAGVINQGLIIPNAIIAAIYQELPEPLQQAFTAVTDFITAMTTEFLEATKPLVVDTISVLLDLGF; this is translated from the coding sequence GTGCGTCGCATCCACAAGGCACTTGCCGCCGCGATCCTGACCGTCTCAACCCTGACCGGCGCCGCCAGCGTGCCGACGGCCCACCCCGTCGCCGCCGCGCCGATCGCAGCGCCGCAGGTGATCCATCTCGAGACGATCACCCTCGTCAACGCCGAGACCAACGATGTCACCGCCCACGTATTCGGGGTGGCCGACTCCGATCTGTACAACCTGAACCAGACCGACCTCGTCGCCCAGCTCAGCGAGATCCGCGACCTCGGGGTCACCGATCTGCGCCTCGCCGTACCGTGGCTCTACATTCAGCCCACGGCCACCAGCTATGACTGGTCCCAGATGGACAACGTCATCAGCACGGCGCATTCGATGGGCTTCACGATCACCGGCGCCATCAGCGGGAATCCCGCCTGGGACGGTCCCCTCATCTCCGGCGCGCCCGACCCGACCGCTTATGCGAATTTCGCCGCGGAGGTGGCCCAACGGTACGGCAGCGAGATCTCGTCCTACGAGATCTGGAATGAACCCAATGGGGTGATCTTCTACTCCCCAGTCAGCGCGGAGACCTACACCACCGTGCTGCAGGCGGCCTACACCGCGATCAAAGCGGTCGCCCCCGACGCCATTGTGCTGGCGGGAGCGTTGGGCGCGACCACCACCATCGCCGGGCTCAGCGTCAGCCCCCAGGAGTTCCTGGAGCAGATGTACGCCAGCGGGGCCCACGGTTATTTCGACGCGGTGAGCTACCACCCGTACCACTACACGCTGCCGTTCTCTGCCGGCTTGGGCGTGACCAACTCACCACTGGAGCAGGTCCAGGCATTGAATGCGATCATGGCCGCCAATGGGGACGGCGATCTGAGGATCTGGGCCACCGAGTATGGCAACGCCACCACCCCGGTGTTCGGTGTGAGCGAGACCGTGCAGGCCAATTTCCTCCAGGACTTCCTGATCGCCTGGTCCAAGCTCCCGTTCGCCGGGCCGGCGTTTGTCTACAGCGCGCAGGACCTGGTGACCGGGGCGCTCAACCACGAGGCCAACTTCGGCCTGTTCACCGACGATGGCACGCCCAAACTGGCTGCCGAGGTGCTGGCCAACCTGATCGCCGCCAACGCCCACGGCACCCTGCCGGACTACACCGCCCCCCTGCTACCCGACGCCGAGGTGGTCTACCTCCAACTGGCCACGATGGTCGCGGGCGTGATCAATCAGGGGCTGATCATCCCCAATGCCATCATTGCGGCGATCTACCAAGAGTTGCCCGAGCCCCTACAGCAGGCGTTCACCGCAGTGACCGACTTCATCACCGCGATGACGACCGAATTCCTGGAGGCCACCAAACCACTGGTCGTGGACACCATCAGCGTATTGCTCGACCTCGGGTTCTAA